The proteins below come from a single Salvelinus fontinalis isolate EN_2023a chromosome 1, ASM2944872v1, whole genome shotgun sequence genomic window:
- the LOC129858609 gene encoding zinc finger protein 501-like isoform X1: MTSLSYSPTIKEEVCWTEKEDVEVVTIQQQVEGEAVRVKEEEREVTVKEEGDAFRVKVKEEVTVKEEEQEEDGVVGVKEEKREMTVTSKKEEEEETGYLGPVSQSGLKASYGSNDEFSLKISLGKSAQINTRERLDYRGSSVEPQQYHEADEAEKSLSTSERLKKHQRKPTGTKSHRCSDCGKSYSRSDSLKVHQRIHNGEKPYTCDQCGKSFVTSSRLTIHQRTHTGEKPYSCDQCEKSFVTSSHLTIHQRTHTGEKSYHCSDCGKSYSRSDSLKVHQRIHTGEKPFICYQCGKSLNDPSSMKTHQRIQAGEKPHCCFDCGRRFTSSEDLKIRQRIHTGVKPYSCYQCGKSFTESRQLTIHQRAHTGEKPYPCSDCGKSFVSSVHLKSHQRTHTGEKPYSCNQCGKSFTHSSCLMVHRRTHTGEKPYSCNQCVKSFVTSSRLTIHQRTHTGEKPYSCDQCGNSFTTSSHLTMHQRTHTGENPYSCNQCGKRYTGRKSLIKHQKIHI, encoded by the exons ATGACCTCACTAAGTTACTCTCCAACTATTaaagaagaggtctgctggacggagaaggaGGACGTGGAGGTTGTTACAATACAACAACAAGTGGAGGGTGAGGCTGTtagagtgaaagaagaagagagagaagttacagtaaaagaagagggagacgcgttcagagtgaaagtgAAGGAGGAAGTTACGGTGAAAGAAGAGGAGCAAGAGGAGGATGGAGTTGTCGGAGTgaaagaagagaagagggagatgactgtcacatcgaaaaaggaggaggaagaggaaactggatatctgggcccggtttcccaaagtGGTCTTAAGGCATCCTATGGTTCTAACGATGAATTTAGCCTTAAAATAAGTTTGGGAAAATCGGCCCAGATTAAcacta gagagagacttgactatcgtggatcctctgtaGAGCCTCAACAATATCATgaagctgacgaggcagagaagagtctctccacatcagaacgcctcaagaaacaccagcggAAACCCACAGGGACGAAATCTCACCgatgctctgactgtgggaagagttactCAAGATCAGATTCACTAAAGGTACACCAGAGAATTCACaatggagagaaaccttatacctgtgatcaatgtgggaagagttttgttacatctagccgtctgactatacaccagagaacacacacaggagagaagccatatagctgtgatcaatgtgagaaGAGTTTTGTTACTTCTAGccatctgactatacaccagagaacacacacaggagagaaatcttaccATTGCTCTGATTGTGGAAAGAGTTACTCAAGATCAGATTCACTAAAAGTACACCAGAgaattcacactggagagaaaccttttatctgttatcagtgtgggaagagtttgaATGATCCAAGCAGCATGAaaacacaccagagaattcaGGCTGGAGAGAAACCTCATTGCTGCTTTGACTGCGGGAGGAGATTCACCTCTTCAGAGGACCTTAAAATACGTCAGAGAATCCATACAGGagtgaaaccttatagctgttatcaatgtgggaagagttttactgaatctagacagctgacaatacatcagagagcacacacaggagagaaaccttacccctgctctgactgtggaaagagttttgttTCTTCAGTACATTTaaaatcacaccagagaacacacactggagagaagccttatagctgtaatcaatgtgggaagagttttactcactcAAGCTGCCTGATGGTACatcggagaacacacacaggagagaaaccttatagctgtaacCAATGTGTGAAGAGCTTTGTTACATCTAGCcgtctgactatacaccagagaacacacacaggagaaaagccttatagctgtgatcaatgtgggaatagttttactacatctagccatctgactATGCACCagcggacacacacaggagagaatccttatagctgtaatcaatgtgggaagagatacaCTGGTAGAAAATCTCTgattaaacatcagaaaatacatataTGA
- the LOC129858609 gene encoding zinc finger protein with KRAB and SCAN domains 3-like isoform X2: MTSLSYSPTIKEEVCWTEKEDVEVVTIQQQVEGEAVRVKEEEREVTVKEEGDAFRVKVKEEVTVKEEEQEEDGVVGVKEEKREMTVTSKKEEEEETGYLGPVSQSGLKASYGSNDEFSLKISLGKSAQINTRERLDYRGSSVEPQQYHEADEAEKSLSTSERLKKHQRKPTGTKSHRCSDCGKSYSRSDSLKVKLIERLPRVCKAVIKAKGGYHEESQI, encoded by the exons ATGACCTCACTAAGTTACTCTCCAACTATTaaagaagaggtctgctggacggagaaggaGGACGTGGAGGTTGTTACAATACAACAACAAGTGGAGGGTGAGGCTGTtagagtgaaagaagaagagagagaagttacagtaaaagaagagggagacgcgttcagagtgaaagtgAAGGAGGAAGTTACGGTGAAAGAAGAGGAGCAAGAGGAGGATGGAGTTGTCGGAGTgaaagaagagaagagggagatgactgtcacatcgaaaaaggaggaggaagaggaaactggatatctgggcccggtttcccaaagtGGTCTTAAGGCATCCTATGGTTCTAACGATGAATTTAGCCTTAAAATAAGTTTGGGAAAATCGGCCCAGATTAAcacta gagagagacttgactatcgtggatcctctgtaGAGCCTCAACAATATCATgaagctgacgaggcagagaagagtctctccacatcagaacgcctcaagaaacaccagcggAAACCCACAGGGACGAAATCTCACCgatgctctgactgtgggaagagttactCAAGATCAGATTCACTAAAG gtgaagctgattgagagactgccaagagtgtgcaaagctgtcatcaaggcaaagggtggctaccatgaagaatctcaaatataa